The Solenopsis invicta isolate M01_SB chromosome 1, UNIL_Sinv_3.0, whole genome shotgun sequence DNA segment TTCCACCTACACCGACGCCGAGAGTGATAAAGAACTGtaacaagaaaaattatatatattatataattttaaaaaataatatataaattaaataatttgtactaTACAATGagataaatagatataatataaatgaataattagtAGTAGAATTGCTACGCTTGCTTGCTGCaacgaaaaatgttttaaagcaataataaaaattataatggatTGAGATGTTACCTCTTGATCGAATGGGGCAGTTTTTCTGCCTGCGTGAGGACCACTTATCCACTCCTGTTCATCGCAATTCATTTGACCAACTGCTTCACCGTCGACAAAAAACGTGAAACCATCGCTGGTCCAGATTGTCGTGTACACGTGAAAATCTTCCGTCCATCGTGGCCcgaattcatttattttcatgaCGAGTATTTCTCGGATATTATCAGGATATTCACCTACTCTCACACCAAAATCCAATCTTCTGGTATCATAAATCTTCGAAACATCTGTAGCGTTCACCAGGTTGTCATTGCCGCGTGTGAAACCCAAAAGAACGCGGCCGCTGGCGTAGTTCATACCATAAGTAGAATACCGTGGCTCAAGCCACATCTCTGGTAAAATTATGGgacaacatatatttttctgcTTTACATAATCCGTTgccaatcaaatatttaaatgaaaaacggGATATTTTTAGTAGCAGAAGTATATTATTAGTATTCATTATTCCACAAGTATactattaatattcattattcaCTGCATACAGTTATACCTAAATATTTCCTTGCTAATTTTAGATCTTTCTCGGAAAAAATAGTATCACAGTAATATCGTACAAGTCTATCATGACTCAAAATTTTTTCCAGAAAATATACACACattgttagaaaaatttatattggtaGAAATCtgatcaaagtttaaaaaaatagaaaattgatgaaattaaaactttttttataatgtgcGAATCGAAGAAAAAACGAGACACAAAACAATTTACCATTTATGATCTACAGTCAAATGGAAAATAtgtgttacaatattaatattagtaacTGAATGTTGttgttaaattattcttaatataattaatattatgataagTATTTTACTATTGCAAATTAAAGATCCTCTACAGCAcagaatattgcaaaatatttccaaaatattgtAGCAACATTCTAACATTGCAACAATATGGCAGagatatttatgcaatattCTGCTGTAGGGAATATCTAAACTGTCTCATATTTTGTGTCTTGTTCAGATTAAGTAATTTACATAATACTGTACATTTGACGCAacgtgtaataatttaatttaacagttTAGTTTAATGtcttatttgtaataaaaaaaaattttaattaccagGATACAGCCAATCGCCCTGGGGAAACTTCGCGCGTATTTCGATCTTTCCATATCGCAGACTAAAACTTTCTTTCGTGGTAAAACGCGCAGATATAACAGGTGGCAGAATGTTGTAAGATAGCGCCTGCCGCGAACATTCGGCCGCAACCATGCTAGTACATCTAAAAAATGATGGATTATAGGTAAAAGGAAATCTggacattttatttattcgtaTTTACCTGTTAAGCTGCAATCTTCCATATGTCGTCGCGTTCTCACCATAATAATCTTCCAGTATAATCggttttatgaaaaattgacCATCACGAACTTGCGCAAGTTGCTCATGATTTTGATTGTGATACACGCAGAATTCGTAATCCTAATCTCAACACAATCAACTTTAATTAGTGAAAATTGACCTATGTAACATGTTTCTACATGTGGTTACTCATGTGGTTCTCATGTggttacatataaatatatatttgtttatttataatataccaCTACAACaaagatgtaattaaaaaatgcaaagttttcggaataaaattttatgtaatattttttaatacaatcttAGTATAATGATTTGGTCTAATTATAATCTGATCGTAGAAGAATAAAGGTACGATTAACTCTTTACacttaatgtattttattcttatcagaattcattttttttgcagGCAACTCAAAAATGACTTTTTCAATTACATCGGTCCCGTAACAAATGAACAATACTTATGTGcttcgttatatatatatttacaattgtaCTTTGTAATGAATAGTAGAAATACTCACCGGATCTAATGGCATTTTTATCTCGCGTTTCCATAATGATTCGTTGAAAGAATTGAAATTATCCTCGAGTAATAATCGGCCTTCGGTTGGAATTTCATATGAAGAAATCTGAGTAGTTTGTTGATTGTCTGCTTCATTTTCCTTTGCTGTTGTTTGAAATATTGcgtatgtaataatatatcgttgaaagttaaattaaatatcttattagtCAATCAAAACTAATCGATAACTACAAGGAAGATAAAATTCTAAAACATTAATGTAACCAAATTTATACCGTTATTTTTTATCGATGAATTGAAGAGAGAAATTGCATgtttaatgtatttatgtaaataatcttACGGGAATATGTCCACATTTGGTTGTCTTTCCTATAATTAGCCCCGTCCACTTGTGCATAAATCCAATAACGAAGTACATCTCCGTTTTTTATAGCCACATTTAGATCCTGAAAAGTCCAGCGACTGTCTGTTGCCATATAGACATCACCGGCGATCTGGCCGAATTCATTAGTACGAATTATTTTGTTGATATTGGCGTGGAATCCAAATATTCTTAAGCCCGGTGCATCTGTAATAGCAtcatcatttaatataaaactaatttttcttttctatactAATTTCATAATTTAGATATATGATTTagcatcaatttaatatttctatttctttaatgttcttaattttttagacaataatgtatatttataacttgtattataatttattatcatataatattatttatgttaataatttatgtcaTCATTTGTTTTCTTAcagaaatgtttaattacattaatatgtaaaatattacagaaacatgttgtgatttcaatttttctgggtcatgtaatcattaatcttttgatattgtaaaaataaaatcatgataAAAACATGTTTAGTGTTAATGAGATAGTGTTCCAAGAAAAATCGTCAGTACGGAGTTATTctttaatgttttctttatgTCCCAGGGAATCCCAGACCATTAACAATttcaattgaaataaaaattacttgtttATTATACTTCGCTCTTTGCCCTTAGCAATGCAAATAATTGACTtagtaaatcaatattttaaagaagtcttttctttaatttttatatctgtgaatgcattttaaaagtatgataattgtatgtatacatgattattttttattaatatataaatatagaatgttaTACACTCAACactttgcaaataaaaaataacattttctatataaaagCAATGTAATTggcatttaatttacaaaatagcTATAAATAACtcgatttatttgtatttcgtataaaatttgaatagaacaaatttaatatgtatgtataacaattacgttaataattattagttaataataccTTTAATGTTAtgtctataatttatttgttggaAGATAAAATCAGAAAGATAATCATCATTTAAAACGTAAACAATGTAGAATTATGTAcgttaaagttatatataaaagtatatatgtatttttttaaattaaacgtacaTGCACATGTGTTTttgatatttgagaaaaatcttGACCCGACTGTCACGCgtcgataaaatttttgatatcaaTACATTCATTGACGGCGATTATGATGCGCATTCACGTTACATAgctattcaaataattatcttctcatataattttattacaaagatttatttttaacaaatctttttctaGAAAccacttattatttttaatgtaatttagaaCGATAATCGCGTGAATTTTTGTCTCATTATTACATAATGTAAATTAGATGTGCGTTATAAAAGGTATTACGcaataatgattatttctttAACAGAATTCAAtcaagcattttttaaaaatattgtgtagtTTCAAAGATCATCTTTTTAAACTAAGAATTATCTTTTGGAGATTCTTCTTTACTTAGTCTTCATAAGACAAAGTTTAGCAATTGTCACAATTCTTCTTAAAACGAAGGAAACGAATTACGTTACACCTACCAGGTATAGAGACTCGAAGACCTTGCGGCTTCAAAACTTCGAAAGTCGGATCCGGTAGCACGTAGAGAAACACTGGTCTCACGAGTATACATACTAGTGCGAAAATTAATCGGACTATCGTGCGGTCGGCTCCGTGGGACAGCATGTTCGCGATTACCGATTCTCGACGTTGCAGACGCAATATTTATCGAGTACTGTGATCGGcacgatattaaagaaaaaaaaggttgaCGTTTGCGTTCATTGATCCACACTGGTATTTCCTCCACGTTACTTTTTTTGCCCCGCCTTCTTCCATACTTTCCTCGTTCGTCATGCAGATTACGCTGTGCTGTGTTTTTGGGATTCCCTCGGCAACAACTATTTTCGATGTCGAATCATCCGAATAGctgtaaaaacaaaaagtatCTTCAATCATTACCCAGATTTACAGATAcaatatattgattaatgttTGATTGCAAATAAAAGACTGTactta contains these protein-coding regions:
- the LOC105194757 gene encoding beta-1,3-glucan-binding protein, whose translation is MLSHGADRTIVRLIFALVCILVRPVFLYVLPDPTFEVLKPQGLRVSIPDAPGLRIFGFHANINKIIRTNEFGQIAGDVYMATDSRWTFQDLNVAIKNGDVLRYWIYAQVDGANYRKDNQMWTYSPKENEADNQQTTQISSYEIPTEGRLLLEDNFNSFNESLWKREIKMPLDPDYEFCVYHNQNHEQLAQVRDGQFFIKPIILEDYYGENATTYGRLQLNRCTSMVAAECSRQALSYNILPPVISARFTTKESFSLRYGKIEIRAKFPQGDWLYPEMWLEPRYSTYGMNYASGRVLLGFTRGNDNLVNATDVSKIYDTRRLDFGVRVGEYPDNIREILVMKINEFGPRWTEDFHVYTTIWTSDGFTFFVDGEAVGQMNCDEQEWISGPHAGRKTAPFDQEFFITLGVGVGGIRVFPDGTLNSGMQKPWKNVGAKIMLNFWNSRNQWLPSWRRNGGNKTAFVIDYVKVWAL